From the genome of Nocardia sp. NBC_01503, one region includes:
- a CDS encoding BTAD domain-containing putative transcriptional regulator — protein MAEVRAQLGLLGPVRLTIDGVPQQLGGPKQRAVLAYLAINANRPVSVDALAAAVWEENAPPDVRVSLHAIVSNLRKPLRDGGIDARTMLQHMGTGYRIVVDDAACDVFRFRTRREVGLRAVAAGRFAAATAALSEALAQWRGPVLSDLRGLGFADAYAVALDDERLGVIEARAEADIAQGRAESVTAELALLVRDHPLRESLWEQLITALYPAGRQSDALDAARRLRGTLAEELGIDPGYRIRDLEARILRQDPLTVGVVAAASATRATTIVDRSWHEPQAILRDRDGNAYPIGGTVTRIGRLSDNDIALADGRVSRHHALIVDNGMAYVLKDLHSSNGVFVDGVRVVDSAILADGVRVRIGDTEFTFVLVHGR, from the coding sequence ATGGCCGAGGTGCGCGCACAGCTGGGTCTGCTGGGCCCGGTGCGGCTCACCATCGACGGTGTTCCGCAGCAGCTCGGCGGCCCGAAACAGCGCGCGGTGCTGGCTTATCTCGCGATCAACGCGAACAGACCGGTCTCGGTGGACGCGCTGGCCGCGGCGGTCTGGGAGGAGAACGCCCCGCCGGATGTGCGGGTCAGCCTGCACGCCATCGTCTCCAACCTGCGAAAACCGCTGCGCGACGGTGGAATCGACGCGCGCACCATGCTTCAGCACATGGGCACCGGCTACCGGATCGTGGTCGATGACGCCGCCTGCGATGTGTTCCGCTTCCGCACCCGCCGCGAGGTCGGCCTGCGCGCCGTGGCCGCCGGTCGCTTCGCCGCGGCGACCGCGGCGCTCTCCGAGGCGCTCGCCCAGTGGCGTGGTCCGGTCCTGTCCGACCTGCGCGGACTCGGATTCGCCGACGCCTACGCCGTCGCCCTCGACGATGAACGTCTCGGTGTGATCGAGGCCCGCGCCGAGGCCGATATCGCACAGGGCCGCGCCGAATCCGTCACCGCCGAACTCGCGCTGCTGGTGCGCGACCATCCGCTGCGCGAATCCCTCTGGGAACAGCTGATCACCGCGCTCTATCCGGCCGGACGCCAATCCGACGCCCTCGATGCCGCGCGGCGACTGCGCGGCACGCTCGCCGAGGAGCTCGGTATCGATCCCGGATATCGGATTCGCGATCTGGAGGCGCGCATTCTGCGTCAGGATCCACTGACGGTCGGTGTGGTCGCGGCCGCCTCCGCCACCCGTGCCACCACCATCGTGGACCGCAGTTGGCATGAGCCGCAGGCGATTCTGCGTGATCGGGACGGCAATGCGTACCCCATCGGCGGCACCGTCACCCGCATCGGCAGGCTCTCCGACAATGACATCGCGCTGGCGGACGGCCGGGTGAGCCGCCATCACGCGCTCATAGTCGACAACGGCATGGCCTATGTGCTCAAGGATCTGCACTCGTCCAATGGCGTCTTCGTCGACGGCGTCCGCGTGGTGGACAGCGCGATCCTCGCCGACGGTGTCCGAGTGCGAATCGGCGATACCGAGTTCACCTTCGTGCTGGTGCACGGCCGGTAG
- a CDS encoding ArsR/SmtB family transcription factor, giving the protein MTERAADNMTSGERTALYRTLAHPLRSRILQQLGVHGEVNSTTLAELLGESTGTTSYHLRKLADLKLIEEIPEKSRGRERWWRALPFSHTTPDPATMEPAERAAAEHLAQLKVGRDIDLYISANKQWRGPQGWAQVQRHGCYMTADQVRTFMTEYMKLVAEHSYARGADAPADARHMAVRFFAIPEENE; this is encoded by the coding sequence ATGACCGAACGGGCCGCCGACAATATGACCAGCGGTGAGCGCACCGCCCTCTACCGAACGCTGGCCCACCCGCTGCGCTCCCGCATCCTGCAGCAGCTCGGCGTGCACGGCGAGGTGAACTCGACGACCCTGGCCGAGCTGCTCGGCGAGAGCACCGGCACCACCAGCTATCACCTGCGCAAACTCGCCGATCTGAAACTGATCGAGGAGATCCCGGAGAAGTCCCGCGGCCGGGAACGCTGGTGGCGCGCACTACCTTTCAGCCACACCACGCCGGATCCGGCGACCATGGAACCCGCCGAGCGCGCCGCGGCCGAACACCTTGCCCAGCTGAAGGTCGGACGCGATATCGACCTTTACATCAGCGCCAACAAACAATGGCGCGGCCCGCAGGGCTGGGCACAGGTGCAGCGGCACGGCTGCTATATGACCGCCGATCAGGTGCGGACGTTCATGACGGAGTACATGAAACTGGTCGCCGAGCACAGCTACGCGCGCGGCGCGGATGCCCCCGCTGATGCGCGCCACATGGCCGTGCGCTTCTTCGCCATACCGGAGGAGAACGAATAG
- a CDS encoding cytochrome P450 — translation MSSMASQEVRFELMSGETWRDPWPTYAALRDNDPVHRVVPADRETDDFYVLSRHEDVYAAARDPETYSSAAGLTVDYMSLEAAGIPIRPFVFMDPPEHTDFRRRVAGGFTPRQVNSVEPAVRSFVVERLERLRAAGSGDIVAELFKPLPTMVVAHYLGVPEADRDRFDEWTYAIVGGAVDGAKIAAGGELPSALGEMVGYFAELIARRRAEPGDDTISHLLASGLGEDGDNEGILAILGFAFTMITGGNDTTTGNLGGAVQLLHQYPEQRRLLAEHPELIPEAVEEFLRMTSPVQGLARAVTRDVELHDTIIPAGRKVLLLYGSANRDEREFGPTAGELDVRRNPKRIMTFSHGHHHCLGAAAARMQARVALEELLTRCPDFGVDLENVIWSNGNYVRWPMSVPFQAVG, via the coding sequence ATGAGTTCAATGGCGTCTCAGGAAGTCCGGTTCGAGTTGATGTCGGGGGAGACCTGGCGCGACCCCTGGCCCACCTACGCGGCCCTGCGCGATAACGATCCCGTGCACCGGGTCGTCCCCGCCGACCGCGAAACGGACGACTTCTACGTGCTGTCCCGGCACGAGGATGTGTACGCCGCCGCGCGCGACCCCGAAACCTACTCCTCGGCAGCCGGATTGACCGTGGACTACATGAGCCTCGAGGCCGCGGGCATTCCGATTCGCCCGTTCGTCTTCATGGACCCGCCCGAACACACCGACTTCCGCCGCCGCGTCGCGGGCGGATTCACTCCGCGCCAGGTGAATTCGGTCGAACCCGCGGTGCGTTCCTTTGTGGTGGAGCGCCTGGAGCGACTGCGTGCGGCCGGATCCGGCGATATCGTCGCCGAACTCTTCAAACCCCTGCCGACCATGGTGGTCGCGCACTATCTCGGTGTGCCCGAGGCGGATCGCGACCGCTTCGACGAATGGACGTACGCCATCGTCGGCGGTGCGGTGGACGGCGCCAAGATCGCCGCGGGTGGCGAATTGCCTTCGGCCCTGGGCGAAATGGTCGGCTACTTCGCCGAACTCATCGCCCGCCGCCGCGCCGAACCCGGCGACGACACCATCTCGCACCTGCTCGCCTCCGGACTCGGCGAGGACGGCGACAATGAGGGCATCCTGGCCATTCTCGGCTTCGCCTTCACCATGATCACCGGCGGAAACGACACCACCACGGGCAATCTCGGCGGTGCGGTGCAGCTGCTGCACCAGTACCCGGAACAGCGGCGACTGCTCGCCGAACACCCCGAGCTCATTCCCGAGGCGGTGGAGGAGTTCCTGCGGATGACCTCACCGGTACAGGGTCTGGCCCGCGCCGTCACCCGCGATGTGGAGCTGCACGACACCATCATTCCCGCCGGGCGCAAGGTGCTGCTGCTCTACGGCTCCGCCAACCGCGATGAACGCGAATTCGGCCCCACTGCAGGGGAACTCGACGTCCGCCGCAATCCCAAGCGCATCATGACCTTCAGCCACGGCCACCACCACTGCCTCGGTGCGGCCGCCGCCCGCATGCAGGCCCGGGTGGCCCTGGAGGAGCTGCTGACCCGCTGCCCCGACTTCGGCGTCGACCTCGAGAATGTCATCTGGTCCAACGGCAACTACGTGCGCTGGCCCATGAGCGTCCCCTTCCAGGCGGTCGGCTGA
- a CDS encoding TetR/AcrR family transcriptional regulator, with the protein MSRDWLSDDRADLAAERILDAAAALFAERGVTAVGMGDIAKAAGCSRATLYRYFENRQAVRLAFVHRETRRIAAHVVHQVRDIADPGERIVAAMLAAVHEVRAEPLLIAWFRPGEAGAAGRISQDSEVIESIAAGLFTPTDLTDPERSRLARWLTRIIVSLLSAPGRDDAEERAMLDEFVAPIISRAFARVTDPGPKRAGMTGGVVETAG; encoded by the coding sequence ATGAGCCGGGACTGGTTGTCCGATGATCGGGCCGACCTGGCCGCCGAGCGCATCCTCGATGCCGCCGCGGCGCTCTTCGCCGAGCGCGGGGTGACCGCGGTCGGAATGGGCGATATCGCCAAGGCGGCGGGTTGCTCACGCGCCACGCTCTATCGGTACTTCGAGAATCGGCAGGCCGTACGGCTGGCCTTCGTACACCGCGAAACCCGGCGCATCGCGGCGCATGTCGTACATCAGGTGCGCGATATCGCCGATCCGGGCGAGCGGATCGTGGCCGCCATGCTCGCGGCCGTGCACGAGGTCCGCGCCGAACCGCTGCTCATCGCCTGGTTCCGGCCCGGCGAGGCCGGTGCGGCCGGACGCATCAGCCAGGACTCCGAGGTCATCGAATCCATTGCGGCGGGCCTGTTCACACCGACCGATCTCACCGATCCCGAGCGCAGCAGGCTCGCCCGCTGGCTCACCAGAATTATCGTCTCGCTGCTGTCCGCACCCGGCCGGGACGACGCGGAGGAGCGCGCCATGCTCGATGAGTTCGTCGCCCCGATCATCAGCCGCGCCTTCGCCCGAGTTACGGATCCCGGCCCGAAACGCGCCGGGATGACGGGTGGGGTCGTCGAGACCGCTGGGTAA
- a CDS encoding chorismate mutase → MSAPESLAEVRTRIDALDGELIRLLAERQRLVRAAAGFKKDEQAVRAPDRVEQVVALAKTRATAAGLEPAVAEAVWRAMIGAFINLELDTHADIARG, encoded by the coding sequence GTGTCCGCTCCAGAATCGCTCGCCGAAGTCCGCACCCGTATCGATGCTCTCGACGGGGAGTTGATTCGACTGCTGGCCGAACGGCAGCGGCTGGTACGCGCGGCGGCCGGTTTCAAGAAGGATGAGCAGGCCGTGCGCGCACCGGATCGGGTCGAGCAGGTGGTGGCGCTGGCCAAAACCCGTGCCACTGCGGCGGGGCTGGAACCCGCTGTGGCAGAAGCGGTCTGGCGCGCCATGATCGGGGCCTTCATCAACCTCGAACTCGACACGCACGCCGATATCGCTCGAGGCTGA